Part of the Lolium rigidum isolate FL_2022 chromosome 6, APGP_CSIRO_Lrig_0.1, whole genome shotgun sequence genome, tttaccattgaaaagtctgcttctcctgtatgggtgacttttatcaagaaatcgccgatgcccaatatatccaattttgtttttcaaatattcagcgcaaggattctcatcgcaatgcacacacgcatgaaatcctcttgtgcttcggcctgacatagtggcatatccaggataatcatgaatagaccaaagaaacgcagcatgcaatgggaaatattcttctgtgcatgcatcaaatgtctgcacaccactccatagctgcatcatatcttttatcagaggctgcataaatacatgaaaatctttccctggggaatactttccgggaattagcaatgccatcatgtaattcgattgatccatgcacatccatggtgggaagttgtaaggaatcacaaaaacaggccacatactgtaaggattactcatacttccaaagggactgaagccgtctgtggcaaaacctagtcttatgttacgaggatctttagcaaaccaatcaaacttgccatcaaagtgcttccatgcctcaccatcagcagggtgcctcagtacattggtctcaacaaccctcttctctttgtgccatctagtatgtgtcgacatttcTTTTTTGACAAATAGTCtctgcaaccttttaattataggaaagtaccttaacaccttgtgagggattttcttttttccagtagggtctctatatcttgatactccacaaacatggcagtgcgTATCatccttgtgatctccccaaaataaagaacaatcaaacttgcatgcatgaattgtctcataactaagcccaacatcagaaagaacactcttagcatcagcatatgatttgggaaagtccacatctggcaaagctgtacgtaaaagctgaagtaagagatcaaatcctctgtttgttatccggatgtatgatttgacatgaaggagcttaataatgaacgacaacctagtgaaagtgGTGCATCCCTTATGAAGTTCTTTTTCGTcgactcaattagattagcatacatatttggcaggtcaggacctttatttccagacttctgcagttcatcgatcatactagacgaatcatcaacataacaatcaccattgtcttcctcttcatcgttgtcactatcatacgcaccatcgTCGTCTCTATaccgcccttcgtcatcactaaaatcttccccatgtctagtccatcttgtatacgtcatggacatacctgaacaattgcagtgatcctcgactgtttttatatcctgacgtatcagatttaggcagtccttgcaagggcacaagattggttcatctgtattgtccaagtgttcttgcacaaacttgatgaaatccctaacacctgccatgtactttgttgtgaacttcttggtgccatcagttatccaacttcgatccattgcctacaattcagttaagaacatgccaacgttcttcgaacagatcttgacaaccgattaaaaaatctagacctaacgaacaatcaggagaactcaccgatgatgcgtctcgccgccaccacaatggagccttcacggaattcttctcacctcgacgagaaccctagtcgattcgactgttagcaagatcacctatataggccgtgtctgctagcggcgcgacttaaacgaggcaccctcggccgacataaatattaataagggaattattatgtcgtaacatctagatcacaccattgaaataaatatgtagaatagacaAGTTACGGATCCGgatcaaaattccatatctaccttagcggtaagactccgcgtcggtcacgccaAAGCCCCggttcgattcttccaaaccacaatttttacttaattaaatatgttcccgacaagtgggtcacgcatgatatataaaactaataacatttaataaagtaacttagtattatttcgtcaccacgatctttgatttcgtcacctattaacagacacgatggaagcccttcccgcttgggtaatgggtgacgattttttgttgacgaaaaatcataccgtcaagcattaccttaaatgcttgacgaaagatgaattcgtcacctataaggacacatccttgacggtatgcatttttgtcaccagggttttcgtcaacaaaccccccatctcttgtagtggtcggtggtgatggcggtgaagatcccctccaattccccgtcctggcggagtgccagaacggagttactggtcccgaggcggagtttcgcgatggcggcggcgtactggatggtctctggaaatatggtcgaaccccctggcgtttttaggtcgaaaggcgtatatagtccagaggagagcgtcggggggccgccgaggcgcccacacaacaaggcggcgcgcccccctcctgggccgcgccggcctagtgtgtgggggcctcggtcccccacctggcttgcccttctggctccgtcagtattctgggaaaatagggcctttcgcataaattccgaggattttcccgaaagttggatttctgcacaaaaacgagacaccagagcaattctgctgaaaacagcgttagtccgtgttagttgtatccaaaatacacaatttagaggcaaaacaatagcaaaagtgttcgggaaagtagatacgttttggacgtatcacacctccTTATATACTAGGGGGCAGGTTACATGTCAGAAACCCAAGCATGGGATAAAGCCAGTTTCCATGGTGCCAAAGTCTTCACCTGGGCCCtgccatgagctccatcttgtcGCCCAGGACATCTTCGATAGGACTTGCCATTCTGTACTTGACTCTGTGGCCACGCTGACCATTGTTCCCTCGGTCACCATGGTGAGCCCATGATGAGCTCATACAACGCTTGTATAGTAGCGACATGCCCTAACatgatgatgagattcttccgtgatTACATCGATGGGACATGAGGGTTGACATTGGGGACTGGCACATGACCGTTGGCCCTATGCTGGTCACCAATGCCGGTTCCCACAAACTATGTTGGTTCTTCACTTCCAGCACCCCAGACGTAATCCGACACGACCGACTCTGGCTATGTCGATTTTGGTGTACCGTCTTAGGGTATGTCGGTCACCCTATGTCGGCTACCCTTAACCCGGTGAACCTTCAGTTTGGTCAACAACACTTTACCTGCGAACAAGATTATCCGGCTTACCTTAGTAAGCCAGCATATGGAGATAACTTGGCCATAATGCCATACCTTTAGCCTACCGGGGGTCACCCCCTGCCGCGACACCAGGGAAGCTAGGCCTATTTGATAGTTTCAGGCCTCCTTTGATTTATGAGATATTTATGGGATTTATGTATAATGGGATTCTATGAACTATTTCCCGCAAAAGTTGTTATCCTATGAATTTTTATTCTGCAAAAGTTGTTTGTTTCACGGGCTCATGTCCCACATTAACTAATTTCATAGGAACCTTGTATACTACATATTTAATGAAAAAGGTCATTGGATGAAAGCTAATGAAAAATTTCTTCACTAGAACCAAATTCTTCTTCCCGTGGGAGTTCAGTAGAGATAATTTCTTGAGTTAATCAAAGGAGCCCTGCAAATTCAGTTTAGACCGGCAGAAATGATTACAAAGTTGAGTACTGCATCACAATATAGGGTGAATGCACAAGTACTGACGTGCTTATTTTCAGCCCAACATGGCAACATTGACCCTGCATTGGTACTGGAACTAGTACAAAGATAGATGCAGTTAGAAGAGCGGAACGTAGGGTAGACCAAATTCACAGGTCACATAAACGACACTTGACCATTGCCCCGCGCGCACCCACGCACATACAAGCACTGGATAACATCAAACACGTACTCCTAGGGATTCTAGCTGGCACGCGTTGTCgcgtgccacggcatggcatctgGGTGTATGCCCAACGTACGCCTAGTCGCCTagtgcatggcatgcccctcgttGGCCAGCTTGAAGAGCTGCGCCTGCGCAGCGGCGGCGCGGTTATCACCCGAGCTGAGCGCGGCGCCGAAGGCGTCCTTGACCTGCATGGTGCTGTAGGGGAAGCCGGTGCTGATCATGGAGTTGAGCATCGACGCCGTGCCCTCGCGGTAGAGCTCGCCCACGCCGTCGGCCCGCGTGTTCGCCAGCGCCTCCGGGACGGTGAGGTCGTGCCCGAATGGCACGGCGGCGCTCGGGCCGAAGAGCCGCACCAGGGGGCACCAGTAGCCGAATATGCCCCAGATCACGCCCGGGTGCGACATCCAGTAACTGCAAGGCAAAACAACAACACCGTTAAGACTATCAACAAGCATCGTGTCAAGGCTGAGGATTTTCAGAGGTTTTACCTGTAAGGGCCAGTGGAAAAGGGTGGGGTGTTTGGGTCGAAAGGCGTGGGTGTGCTCGTCGGCGGCGTCGGCACCAGCGGGGAGAAGGGCGGGGTGTTCGGGTCGAACGGAGTTGGGGTGCCCGGAGCTGACGGCACGTCTGGCGTTAGCGTGCCCGAGGGCGGAGCGGTGCCAATGCAAGGCGTTGGCGGGCTGTACCCACCAGTACCTGGCGTGGTGGGGGACGTGCCGGTGGACGGGCAGCCGCCGCCAGCGGGCGTGTTCGGGTCAGTGCCAGTGGACGGCGAGGGTGGGTAGTAGCCACCAGGAGTGGTCGGTGAGGTGCCGGTGGACGGGGTGGGCGGGCAGTTGCCGCCGCTAGGCGTCGTGGGCGATGGCGAGTAGCCACCGACGCCACCAGGCGTTGTTGGGGTTGGCGGGTAGCTGCCACCGCCGGGGGTGTTCGGGTCAGTGCCGGTTGACGGTGAGGGTGGGTAGTATCCGCCACCAGGGGTGGTCGGAGCGGTGCCGCTGGATGGCGTGGGTGGGCAGTTCGCGACACCAGGCGTGGTAGGAGCTGTGCCGCTTGCCGGAGAAGGTGGGTAGTAGCTTCCACCCGGAGTTGTCGGAGAGGTGCCGGaggacggcgacggcgggcaGTTCCCGCCAGCAGGCGAGGTAGGGGCAGTGCCGGTAGACGGAGAGGGCGGGTAGTAGCCTCCACCGGGGGTGGCTGGAGAGGTGTCGCTGGACGGCGACGGCGGGGTGTCCTGACCACCAGGATCAGTCCCTGCGGACGGCGAGGGTGGGTTGTAGTTGCTACCCGGGGTGGTCGGGGAGGTCCAGCTGGGCGGTGAGGGCGGGGAGTGCTGCGGGTCGGTGGGGCCTGGAGTGTAGTAGTCCTTGCGGCCACCGAAGCTCTCGCCGTCGGCGGCGAGACTACGTGCCGCGGCGGTGGACACGACGAGCAGACAGCAACAGGACACGAACGCGATAGCCTTAGGCGCCATCATCCCCATCGTTGGCAGAAGGTTTGTAAACTGAACTGGTGGCTCGTGATGTTGTGGTTGGAGCTTTGAAGTTCAAACTCGCTGTGTGTGGCGCTCTATTTATAATCGAACCTTGTGTGTGTTTTACCTTCCCATGTACATGCACGGCTTGCACTCGTGGGCTTGTGGCAGCCTTGGCAGCGTCGCACAAACAATGAAACAAATGCTGCGTAAATGGACATTGATTTGATAGACATGGGCACTAGTGGTCTTGATTTTTTaaatagaaaatatattttaagTTTCGAAAAATTCTGAATTTCTTTTTGCATATAGTCAACGATTTATCTCACAAACGTGTAAAGTATCAATTTCAAATATTTTACATTCTAAGCTATGCAAAAATGGCAAAAGCGTAGAtttgagtagtcattttcaaatctccaaaagatattttcaatttttaattttatctagcataaaataaaaagaatttaggTTGAGATTTTGCATTATTAAAAATGAAACAATGTCTAGGAGAAACTAGACTCTATTTTAATATAGTAGAaacgggacttggcgtgacaatttcaGAAATCCGTCCTTAACAAGGATTGAACTCCGGTTGTTGGGTGCGCCACTGCAATCtcaaccactgggctatgcccacgtcgTCGAGATTTTGCATTATTGTGAGATAACAATCTTTGAAattatttttcagaatttttaataACTTATAAGAATGTCTTATAGTTTTTTAAAGATAGCGAGAGCCCGGGAGCTTGGGGTCAAAAACATTTTTCGTGCGTAGATACACTAGAGGTACAGGGTGACAAGAATGGCCGTATAGCATCATCGTCTTGCGCTGAGCTCGTGGTGTAGGCTTTGCCGGCTCCATTTCTGGTTGCAGTAGCAACCTCCCGCGCAGAGACAGAGCCTCGTTGCCTTCCATGTGCATGGCGCATTGATGTGCACCGAGTTGAGACTGACTGTACTCTCTTGAGGCGTGTCAGCTTCTCGCGGCCGATGACCACGTCGTGTCCTCGGCTCGCCGTACGTGTTCGCGCGACGAGACGAGGGTGCTGCGTAAATGccggtgcatgcatgcatggtgaTGGGCTTAATTTTGGGCTGCAACGCGCGCAGGTGGTGTTAATGGTGTTCCTCATCTAGATAGCTGCTCGAGTCCAGTTACTCCATTAGTTCAGGAATTCAGTTCCACCTACCAATGTACAGTGTGCATACATCGGAGCGCCATGCCGATTTGCAAGGCGTCGTTTAGGAGGCAGAGCCATGTGTCGTGTTGTTATGGACACATGTGTGCACGTTAGACTGCACAATCGTATCGTATGCATGGCGCGTTCTGGTCTCGTGTATTCTGGACTTGTGGTTCGTTTGGAAGTgttagctattatgataactatgcAGGAGTTGATTGCCGACCTAATTTTTTGTTCCATACttgaatatccaaaaatatactaGTGAAATTACTcattagctttatttggaagtgttCTATTTGCCATATTTTTagctggttgattcatgtatcgaccttaGCTTTTTCGTGATTGTAATAACTGATATTGGATCCTTTGTGACTTGATACTTAGttttttaataaagcaagccgtgtgcatctgttgatgcagaggctggggctatgctcctttatcgaaaaaatccaaaaatataCTAGTGAAATTACTCCTTGTCTCCTTCCTACCCATAGCCTTGATGGACGAACTCGAGTTATTTCCTACCCATAGCCTTGATGGACGAACTCGAGTTATTTGGAGCTAGTAATCGATTTATTGACAAATTTAATGAACTGTAGCAGTAGAGTTGTTGCATTTTTAGACTGGAAATAAGCTTTTAACTAAAAAAAAACAAGGTATTCGTAATGGCCAAAGAGTCACAACAATCACAAGTATTTAAGCATACATCTACCAGTTTCCCTTCGGACTTGAATAATTGAGAGAAACAAACAGTTGGTCACACAACTCATTTAAGATGAGTGATTTGGTCACAGAAGTTGAAAAATATGAAAACCCGTCACTAATCTCTCCTTCGAGTGAACTGCTCACGGACTGGTTCTGGGTGGGTTTTTTTGTACACGTGGCCACCGGCCACCGCCAGTGTGTTTTGACATGAAAAAGGGTGTGTGAGGTGCAAGTGAGATGTGCGTGGGGTTCAAAATTGCAGCTAAATTTGTGGGAGGAGTTTTCTAAAAAATGAACAAACCCTAAATCCCCTTCTCCCAAATCAAATTAGACGGAAAATCCTAAAATCAAGCAACGGCGCCCAAACCATAACCCTACAAGCAGACCATCTCATCGAGCTCTAGTGCCCAACTTTGGTCACTTCCTAAATGAATTGGTCTGGCGTGGCGAGCCAGAACTGCGCCCAGCTGTCGGGAGATGCGTGCTTAGCCACACACGCGTGGCATGGTGGCTCAAGAGTGAGCTCTTCGTGGTCGTGCACTGGTGGCCACTCTCTACGGCGAGCGGTCAGCTTTCTCGCCacagcaagtggtgccggcgctggAAAGCCAATGTGGTATGCAGAGATGCAACGTCAAGATAGAGGTCATAGAACCGCCCGACGATTTTGTTTTCTGGTTTGTTTCCAACGAGGATTGTACTCACGCCCTTTGTCTTCCCTAACATGTCAACTGCGGCATTCCGTCGTTCTGTTGATGGTGCACACTAGAGAGGCCGATTCGGCCAGTCATTTGTGCTAGGTTATCTGACAAAGCTTTTTTAGGACGGTCAGCCTCAAGAAGCTTGGCAAACAGAGGCGTTGGCCAGGATGTAAGTGGCAGCGGCATTTCGCGATCCCACATACCCTGCCTGCAAAATTTGGCCCAAATGGCGTAAGAGGCCTACCTGGTCTTGTTGGGCTTCAAAGCCCTTCAGGTATGGTCCAAGTGCCCATgctgcttctcttgatgaaaaaaTAATTTCCCCAAAATTTTAGCTCAATTTGACTACATATAGGTATGTGAAAGTGAAGAATACACAAAACAAGAGTTtcctgcagagttataacccaaataaagaagATCATTGTAAATCTCTATTAATcaaaataaaacatggaaataacatcatatatgttgcaaatatgtgggaatgtgtattaataaagtacaaagttcatgtatgcattttacatcagGAGATCATTTGTAAATTCCCTATAAAACATGATTATaatattatataagatgcaatTATGTGAAAATATGTATTAATAAAAtacaaaattcatttattttacatgcatcagtgacATATTCTCATCAACTCTGAATTCTTCCACAAACTTCTCGGTCAGGTAAAGGTCCATATAGCTCCTTAAATTTCCACACCCTCTCACATGTATGTTAAGAAACATATGTCTTCACTACAAATGCTTCCTCGTGTCTATTCTCCATTTTAGCTATCAATGTCTAAGGATAGACTTCTTCCCAACGTGCCTCCCCTCTTATGTTATTGTACGTTCCTTGTTTTTTGGACCTTCTATCTTGTTGTCACGTACATTGAGATTGATTTACCCACATCTTTGATAGTTGGAAATATCATGTTAAT contains:
- the LOC124663177 gene encoding protodermal factor 1-like — encoded protein: MGMMAPKAIAFVSCCCLLVVSTAAARSLAADGESFGGRKDYYTPGPTDPQHSPPSPPSWTSPTTPGSNYNPPSPSAGTDPGGQDTPPSPSSDTSPATPGGGYYPPSPSTGTAPTSPAGGNCPPSPSSGTSPTTPGGSYYPPSPASGTAPTTPGVANCPPTPSSGTAPTTPGGGYYPPSPSTGTDPNTPGGGSYPPTPTTPGGVGGYSPSPTTPSGGNCPPTPSTGTSPTTPGGYYPPSPSTGTDPNTPAGGGCPSTGTSPTTPGTGGYSPPTPCIGTAPPSGTLTPDVPSAPGTPTPFDPNTPPFSPLVPTPPTSTPTPFDPNTPPFSTGPYSYWMSHPGVIWGIFGYWCPLVRLFGPSAAVPFGHDLTVPEALANTRADGVGELYREGTASMLNSMISTGFPYSTMQVKDAFGAALSSGDNRAAAAQAQLFKLANEGHAMH